The following are encoded in a window of Ignavibacteriales bacterium genomic DNA:
- a CDS encoding dipeptidase: MEKILSYIESNHERYLGELKELLAIPSVSSQTERKPEMRRTAEWLKNHMTNIGLQNVQILETKGHPVVYADWLSVAGKPTILVYGHYDVQPEDPVDLWKSPPFEATIRGENLYARGASDDKGQIFIHLKAVEAFLKNGDALPVNIKIIFEGEEEIGSENLAQFVSEHKELLKADVIVISDSGMFAKGVPSVTYALRGLAYMEVELTGPSGDLHSGSFGGSVHNPIQALTEMIASLHDKNGRITVKGMYDDVRSLTKAERVAFKKLPWNDKKYATSLGVKQLYGEKGFTTLERLWARPTLECNGIWGGYTGEGAKTVLPAKAFAKISMRLVPDQSSEKIAKLFEKHLKAIAPKTVSLKVRNLHGGEPAITPVDSPGVQAAVIALEKGFGKKPLYQREGGSIPIVVDFKKLLGIDSVLLGFGLPDENAHAPNEFINLDNFFGGIKTVAHYYKEFPNFWKSGKKK; the protein is encoded by the coding sequence TTAAGAATCACATGACGAACATCGGTTTGCAGAACGTGCAAATTTTAGAGACGAAGGGGCATCCGGTAGTGTATGCGGATTGGCTTAGCGTGGCGGGCAAGCCAACGATTCTCGTTTACGGGCATTATGATGTACAGCCGGAAGACCCCGTGGACTTGTGGAAGTCGCCACCGTTTGAGGCAACAATTCGTGGAGAAAATTTGTACGCACGCGGCGCTTCAGATGACAAAGGGCAAATATTCATCCATCTCAAAGCTGTTGAAGCATTTTTAAAAAATGGTGATGCACTGCCGGTGAATATTAAAATTATTTTTGAAGGAGAAGAAGAAATTGGTAGTGAGAACCTTGCTCAGTTTGTCAGCGAGCACAAAGAATTGCTCAAAGCCGATGTGATCGTAATTTCTGATTCCGGCATGTTCGCAAAAGGTGTTCCGTCGGTTACCTATGCCTTGCGCGGCTTAGCATATATGGAAGTAGAACTCACAGGACCGAGTGGCGATTTACACTCCGGCTCATTCGGAGGATCGGTGCACAATCCCATTCAGGCATTAACAGAAATGATTGCATCCCTGCACGATAAGAACGGCCGCATTACTGTAAAAGGAATGTATGATGATGTACGTTCTTTGACCAAAGCTGAACGTGTGGCGTTTAAAAAACTGCCATGGAACGACAAGAAGTATGCTACGTCACTCGGTGTGAAACAACTTTACGGTGAAAAAGGATTTACAACACTTGAGCGGCTCTGGGCGAGGCCGACACTTGAATGCAACGGTATCTGGGGCGGCTATACAGGGGAGGGTGCAAAGACTGTTCTTCCGGCAAAGGCGTTTGCAAAAATTTCTATGCGGTTGGTACCAGATCAGTCGTCGGAAAAAATTGCGAAATTGTTTGAGAAACACTTAAAGGCGATTGCGCCGAAAACCGTTTCACTCAAAGTACGCAACCTGCATGGTGGCGAACCGGCGATCACTCCTGTGGATAGCCCGGGTGTGCAAGCAGCTGTTATTGCATTGGAGAAAGGATTTGGGAAGAAACCTCTTTACCAGCGTGAAGGGGGATCAATCCCCATCGTTGTAGATTTTAAGAAACTCCTTGGCATTGATTCGGTACTTCTCGGTTTTGGTCTGCCTGATGAAAATGCTCACGCGCCAAATGAATTCATCAATCTCGACAACTTCTTTGGCGGTATAAAAACAGTTGCACATTATTACAAAGAATTTCCGAATTTCTGGAAAAGCGGAAAGAAGAAATAA
- a CDS encoding epimerase: MKIKVILFGATGMVGEGVLLETIKHKNIESVLVVGRRPCMVTHDKLKELIHQDFFDYSPLEEKLKGYNACFFCLGVSSVGMKEREYTRITFDLTMQAATTLSRLNPEMTFCYVSGTGTDSTEHGKMMWARVKGKTENDLKKLPFKSVFLFRPGLMKPTKGQKNVKPIFKAAGTLFPLLKILSPKNVCTLEDVGLAMIHAAEVGYHKNILENIDITLLAKQE; this comes from the coding sequence ATGAAAATCAAAGTAATACTCTTCGGTGCCACAGGTATGGTTGGGGAGGGCGTTCTTCTTGAAACTATCAAGCATAAAAACATAGAATCAGTTTTAGTTGTCGGCAGAAGGCCGTGCATGGTAACGCATGACAAATTGAAGGAATTGATCCATCAAGATTTCTTTGACTACTCTCCTCTTGAAGAGAAGCTCAAAGGGTACAACGCATGCTTTTTCTGCCTCGGAGTTTCTTCTGTGGGAATGAAAGAACGAGAATACACGCGAATTACATTCGATCTTACGATGCAAGCAGCAACGACCTTATCACGACTTAATCCCGAGATGACGTTTTGTTATGTGTCGGGAACTGGAACCGACAGTACTGAACATGGCAAAATGATGTGGGCTCGAGTGAAAGGAAAAACGGAAAATGATCTCAAAAAGCTGCCGTTCAAATCAGTGTTCTTATTCAGGCCGGGACTTATGAAGCCGACCAAAGGACAGAAGAATGTAAAACCAATCTTTAAAGCGGCGGGAACCCTGTTTCCGTTATTGAAAATCCTCTCCCCAAAGAATGTTTGTACGTTGGAAGATGTCGGCCTTGCAATGATTCATGCAGCAGAGGTTGGCTACCATAAAAATATTCTGGAGAATATAGATATCACGCTCCTTGCAAAACAAGAATGA
- a CDS encoding PLP-dependent aspartate aminotransferase family protein → MRLQTIAIHAGVDKDNSYNSVITPIYQTSTFRFENVGTTKGYDYTRTSNPTRKALEENIAALEGGLSAKAVATGMAATTTALHFLRAGDHVICTNDCYGGTERLLRTYSEMFGFQLSYVNMTNLDAVRSAIRKNTKGFWIETPSNPLLNVVDIRALAALAHECNALAFVDNTFLTPYFQSPFELGADVIIHSTTKYLNGHSDVVGGAVVVNRPELVDRLQYIVNTLGVGQSPFDSWLVLRGIKTLIPRMKAHEENARAVADFLKQHPGVSRVYYPGLSSHPGHELAKRQQRGFGGMVSFEVKNGIEKVNNVLRSTKIFALAESLGGIESLICHPATMTHASMNPELREKAGINERVIRLSVGIEDKADLIEDLDHALM, encoded by the coding sequence ATGCGTCTTCAAACTATTGCAATTCATGCCGGTGTTGACAAAGACAATTCATACAACAGTGTCATCACACCAATTTATCAAACTTCGACATTCCGTTTTGAGAATGTTGGTACGACGAAAGGGTATGATTACACGCGAACGTCGAACCCAACGCGGAAGGCTCTTGAAGAAAACATTGCAGCGCTGGAGGGCGGTCTCAGTGCCAAAGCTGTTGCAACGGGAATGGCCGCAACGACGACCGCGCTCCATTTTCTCCGTGCCGGAGACCATGTCATCTGTACCAACGATTGTTATGGCGGAACAGAACGATTGCTGAGAACGTACAGCGAGATGTTTGGATTTCAACTTTCGTACGTCAACATGACAAATCTCGATGCAGTGCGTTCCGCCATTCGCAAAAACACAAAAGGATTTTGGATTGAGACACCGAGTAATCCTCTGCTCAACGTCGTGGATATTCGTGCGCTTGCCGCACTTGCACATGAATGTAACGCACTCGCTTTCGTCGATAACACATTTCTTACTCCCTACTTCCAAAGCCCATTTGAACTCGGTGCCGATGTTATTATTCATTCAACGACAAAGTATTTAAACGGGCACAGTGATGTTGTCGGTGGAGCCGTTGTTGTTAACCGCCCGGAGCTTGTTGACCGATTGCAATATATTGTCAACACACTCGGTGTGGGACAATCCCCTTTTGACAGCTGGCTCGTACTTCGCGGAATCAAGACTCTTATTCCACGGATGAAAGCACACGAAGAAAATGCACGCGCCGTCGCTGACTTCTTAAAACAGCATCCAGGTGTGAGTCGAGTGTACTATCCTGGATTATCTTCGCATCCGGGACACGAGCTTGCGAAACGTCAGCAGCGCGGATTCGGCGGAATGGTTTCATTTGAAGTAAAAAACGGGATTGAAAAGGTGAATAATGTTCTTCGCTCAACAAAAATTTTCGCTCTTGCTGAATCACTGGGCGGCATTGAATCTCTTATCTGCCATCCGGCAACAATGACGCACGCCTCGATGAATCCGGAACTCCGTGAGAAAGCCGGTATTAACGAGCGTGTGATTCGCCTCTCGGTCGGGATTGAAGATAAAGCCGATTTAATTGAAGACCTCGACCACGCACTCATGTAG